A part of Blastopirellula marina genomic DNA contains:
- a CDS encoding tetratricopeptide repeat protein, which yields MRIFKQSLLATGLLLVAAPLAQAEEPFKEFFDGLLQRGFYEQAIWYVDSVANDPSLPDDVKATLLYNKALAQIDAARRLPNLDQRGALFSDADKNLAEFLKQHPENDRAIDATIQRGNVLSDQARLAQARARREMTDAAKAPLLKEARDKYAQARKIFEDANAQIRETLTKLGKVLDPSKDAAKIVFRDEMRASYIQTQMLASSCLLESAKTLDAKDKERKPQLEQAAKEFGETYSKYKSRLAGLFARLYEAEAQQALGKDKEAVSIYQDDLMLLPDQPEQFRRVKLKAAIGLATIWLKEESAPKVVNELAPWLDSQQLRPNDQRDEEWLEFRYLVAKAYIADAEALGPKDKSYNDYRKAAVKLLVDIGKYPSDFQKPALQLRSELQGTESVAQEMPEPKTFEEAVNAGRELLNKASVQQRIVISKLKKDLANTSDDATKQELTNQIEAEEKSVQDAYAQAKPYFQQALRLADRDTPRDEVNNVQYFLSFLSYQDGDYWKTYARATFIAEHYPGSPSAQSCSKMALASAHQLFENASPDDRSFELSQVKRVTDFVAKQWPDSEEAGLALVELVRIQLEQADSKDLPWHDQKKLVDDTEAIVSKMSDNNGAKAEAQLKVGQTYWSLFGRGSALKRAAADDSTSNDLPTDEELAAIKQQAESILAAGVNSFQGDDADYTYVSGAISLAQVYTDIGKPNQAIELFEKPKLGLMKLIEADNKFATIPAVEQFIQKAAVRAYISAVPTAKDSAKTEALMASAEKAMGELKNLAGTDADSQKELVRIYISLASDLKKQLDEADPGTKETLGKAFESFLDRLAESSNEPNVLNWVGDTFYNVGQSFSEDPSYMGDASRFYEKAIAAYQRVLDAPAGGDVNAALLQQVRVRIAMAQRETGKYEEALKTFTDVLEKNQMIVNVQVEAAKTYYLWGLNGGDSKTFVEAMMGAHPDPKTKKNVIWGWGRLQSILARYAKRGAAPSPYKEVFYESRYYLAKCRYHFALAQTDPEKKKQYLAMAAKDITSTQLFDPSLGGEELWTKFDTLMKLIQKDLTGTASGLDKK from the coding sequence ATGCGGATTTTCAAACAATCATTGCTTGCTACTGGCCTCCTGCTAGTCGCTGCGCCACTGGCTCAGGCCGAAGAACCTTTCAAGGAGTTCTTTGATGGGCTGCTGCAACGCGGTTTTTACGAGCAAGCAATTTGGTATGTCGACTCGGTTGCCAACGACCCCAGCTTGCCGGACGACGTCAAAGCAACACTGCTTTATAACAAAGCCCTAGCCCAGATTGATGCGGCTCGACGTTTGCCGAATCTCGATCAAAGGGGAGCGTTGTTCAGCGACGCCGATAAGAATCTGGCTGAGTTCTTGAAGCAACACCCAGAAAATGATCGTGCAATTGACGCCACAATTCAGCGGGGCAATGTCCTCTCCGATCAAGCCCGACTGGCTCAGGCTCGCGCTCGCAGGGAAATGACCGATGCCGCCAAGGCACCTCTGCTTAAAGAAGCACGCGACAAGTACGCACAAGCTCGCAAGATTTTTGAAGACGCCAACGCTCAAATTCGTGAGACACTGACAAAGCTAGGCAAGGTGCTCGATCCTAGTAAGGACGCTGCAAAAATCGTCTTCCGTGACGAGATGCGAGCCTCGTACATTCAGACTCAGATGTTAGCTTCAAGCTGCCTCTTGGAGTCTGCGAAAACGCTCGACGCCAAGGACAAAGAGCGCAAACCACAACTGGAACAGGCTGCCAAAGAATTCGGAGAAACTTACAGCAAATACAAATCGCGTCTGGCAGGCTTATTCGCTCGCTTGTACGAAGCCGAAGCTCAACAAGCCCTCGGCAAGGACAAAGAAGCGGTTTCGATCTACCAAGATGACTTGATGCTGCTGCCAGATCAGCCAGAGCAATTTCGTCGTGTGAAACTCAAAGCCGCCATCGGTTTGGCCACGATTTGGCTGAAGGAAGAAAGTGCGCCCAAGGTTGTGAATGAACTCGCACCTTGGCTCGACTCGCAGCAACTTCGCCCCAATGACCAACGTGACGAGGAATGGCTCGAGTTCCGCTATCTCGTCGCTAAGGCTTACATCGCCGACGCCGAAGCCTTAGGGCCGAAGGACAAGTCGTACAACGACTATCGCAAGGCCGCAGTGAAGCTCTTGGTTGATATCGGTAAATACCCCAGCGACTTCCAAAAGCCCGCTCTCCAGTTACGTTCAGAATTGCAAGGCACCGAGTCGGTTGCTCAGGAAATGCCCGAACCAAAAACGTTCGAGGAAGCGGTGAATGCCGGTCGGGAACTACTAAACAAAGCGAGCGTGCAGCAGCGGATTGTGATAAGCAAGCTCAAGAAAGATTTAGCCAACACGTCGGATGACGCCACCAAGCAAGAGCTTACCAACCAAATTGAGGCGGAAGAAAAATCAGTTCAGGATGCCTACGCACAAGCGAAGCCATACTTCCAGCAAGCGTTACGACTAGCCGATCGTGATACCCCACGCGATGAAGTCAATAACGTTCAATACTTCCTCTCGTTCCTTTCTTATCAGGATGGCGACTATTGGAAGACCTACGCTCGGGCGACCTTCATCGCCGAGCATTATCCCGGTAGCCCAAGTGCTCAGTCGTGCAGCAAAATGGCCCTGGCGAGTGCTCACCAATTGTTTGAAAACGCTTCACCCGATGATCGATCGTTCGAGCTCTCGCAGGTGAAGCGAGTGACCGACTTCGTTGCCAAGCAGTGGCCTGATTCTGAGGAAGCTGGCCTGGCCCTGGTGGAATTGGTGCGAATCCAACTTGAGCAAGCGGACTCAAAGGACCTTCCTTGGCACGATCAGAAAAAGCTCGTTGACGACACCGAAGCAATCGTCTCCAAGATGTCGGACAACAACGGCGCCAAAGCGGAGGCTCAGCTGAAAGTTGGTCAGACCTATTGGAGCCTGTTCGGCCGTGGTAGTGCCCTCAAGCGTGCTGCAGCGGATGATTCCACATCAAACGATTTACCAACCGATGAGGAACTCGCCGCGATCAAACAACAAGCTGAGTCGATCCTCGCTGCCGGGGTGAATAGCTTCCAAGGTGATGACGCGGACTATACCTACGTTAGCGGAGCCATTTCACTCGCCCAGGTCTACACCGACATCGGCAAGCCGAATCAAGCGATCGAACTGTTTGAGAAGCCGAAACTCGGTTTGATGAAACTGATCGAAGCAGACAACAAGTTCGCCACAATACCCGCTGTCGAACAGTTCATCCAGAAGGCAGCCGTCCGAGCCTATATTTCAGCCGTTCCGACAGCCAAAGATTCCGCCAAGACCGAAGCACTGATGGCCAGTGCTGAAAAGGCGATGGGCGAACTCAAGAATCTGGCCGGCACTGATGCGGACAGCCAAAAGGAATTGGTTCGTATCTATATCTCGCTGGCAAGCGACTTGAAGAAACAACTCGACGAAGCCGATCCTGGCACGAAGGAAACTCTCGGCAAAGCTTTCGAGTCATTCCTCGACCGCCTGGCCGAATCGAGCAATGAACCGAACGTACTGAACTGGGTTGGCGACACCTTCTACAACGTTGGGCAAAGCTTCTCGGAAGATCCTAGCTACATGGGTGACGCGAGTCGGTTCTATGAAAAGGCCATTGCGGCCTACCAACGCGTGTTAGATGCCCCTGCAGGTGGCGATGTGAATGCCGCGTTACTTCAACAAGTTCGTGTGCGGATTGCCATGGCTCAGCGCGAGACCGGCAAATACGAGGAAGCCTTGAAGACGTTCACTGACGTGCTGGAAAAGAACCAGATGATCGTGAACGTTCAAGTCGAAGCCGCGAAGACCTATTATCTATGGGGCCTTAACGGGGGCGATTCGAAGACGTTCGTCGAGGCAATGATGGGTGCCCACCCTGATCCCAAAACCAAGAAGAACGTGATCTGGGGCTGGGGACGACTTCAATCGATCCTGGCTCGTTATGCCAAGCGAGGTGCAGCCCCATCTCCTTACAAAGAGGTCTTCTACGAGTCCCGCTACTATCTGGCCAAATGCCGATATCACTTTGCTTTGGCCCAGACGGACCCTGAAAAGAAAAAGCAATACTTGGCCATGGCGGCTAAGGATATTACGTCGACCCAACTGTTCGATCCGTCCCTAGGCGGTGAAGAGTTGTGGACGAAATTCGACACGCTCATGAAATTGATCCAAAAGGATCTGACCGGTACCGCATCAGGACTCGACAAGAAGTAA
- a CDS encoding tetratricopeptide repeat protein, which produces MRQYLFLATVATLVAGGPLLADTVRTTTGTPQSGTIVGTTADVIKLSKGGTTVEIPSNEVVEISLDDESFPVKSARRMVDDGQYADAIEKLKGEQGKNELVTQEIAFLRAYSMGKLALAGSADKAAASKALLDFASQASGSFHFYDVARMLGDLAVSSGNYDSATKYYAALSKAPWPDVKMSGNVLEARALLAQDKAAEAIKKFDDVLKTDASVSGAARQKSFASVGKAQALAMTGKAGEGVKLAQKVIENADPQDKELFGRAYNALGQCYTKQSQPKEALLAYLHTDILFYRDPEIHAEALYHLSNLWKEVNSPDEATAARNMLVNQYPGSVWANRQ; this is translated from the coding sequence ATGCGTCAGTATCTTTTCCTGGCAACCGTCGCGACCCTCGTCGCTGGCGGGCCACTACTGGCCGACACCGTTCGCACCACCACCGGTACACCACAGTCCGGCACCATCGTCGGTACGACTGCCGACGTGATCAAGCTAAGCAAAGGGGGAACGACCGTCGAGATTCCTTCCAATGAAGTGGTCGAAATCTCGCTCGACGATGAATCGTTCCCTGTGAAGTCGGCTCGCCGCATGGTCGATGATGGCCAGTATGCCGATGCCATCGAAAAGCTGAAAGGGGAACAAGGGAAGAACGAACTTGTGACCCAGGAGATTGCCTTCCTGCGGGCCTACTCGATGGGCAAGCTGGCCCTGGCTGGCTCGGCGGATAAAGCGGCTGCCTCCAAGGCATTGCTTGACTTCGCGTCGCAAGCGTCTGGCAGCTTCCACTTTTACGATGTCGCTCGCATGCTGGGCGATCTCGCCGTTAGCTCTGGCAATTACGATTCCGCTACGAAGTATTACGCCGCTTTGTCCAAAGCCCCCTGGCCAGACGTGAAGATGTCAGGCAACGTGCTCGAAGCACGCGCCTTGTTGGCCCAAGACAAAGCCGCCGAGGCTATCAAGAAGTTTGACGACGTGCTGAAGACCGATGCTTCCGTCTCAGGAGCCGCTCGCCAGAAGAGCTTTGCTTCGGTTGGTAAGGCACAGGCGTTGGCCATGACCGGCAAAGCAGGCGAAGGTGTCAAGCTGGCTCAAAAGGTCATCGAAAACGCCGACCCACAAGACAAAGAGCTGTTCGGCCGAGCCTACAACGCGTTGGGACAGTGCTACACCAAACAAAGCCAGCCGAAAGAAGCACTTTTGGCTTACCTGCATACCGACATCCTCTTCTACCGCGATCCCGAGATTCACGCGGAAGCCCTGTACCATCTCTCCAACCTTTGGAAGGAGGTTAACTCCCCAGACGAGGCAACTGCTGCCCGAAATATGCTAGTTAACCAATATCCAGGAAGTGTTTGGGCTAATCGGCAATAA
- a CDS encoding 1-acyl-sn-glycerol-3-phosphate acyltransferase, producing the protein MQKIIIEKPYRFVPPHRGTLWPDFIQGFDLYGRYLKLFEGVESYEVRNGDRLKKSLDAQHGILLAPNHCRMSDPLVLGFLGRETGCHLYSMASWHLFNQGWFKALAIRLMGGFSIYREGVDRKSLATAVDAMVEAKRPLVVFPEGSTTRTNDHIHDLLDGVAFVARSAAKRRAKEGLSDTVIHPIGIKYVFQGDIDATVRPVLHEIEHRLGWRTSEELPLLERVERMGEGLLALEEIRYAGHAKSGIDLALRTADLIDAILHPLEKEWLKEEGVGSVLPRIKALRSRMLPDMVAGTLSPEERNRRWMQLEDIYVAQQISCYIPNYLRDFPSVDRLLETIERYEEDLKDTTTYHGSLHVIIDVDEPIIVSPDRRPRGDEDPLMQELQQRLRAKLCELKTESKLYQPK; encoded by the coding sequence ATGCAGAAGATCATCATTGAAAAGCCCTATCGATTCGTTCCTCCCCATCGTGGAACGCTTTGGCCTGATTTCATCCAGGGATTCGATCTCTATGGTCGCTACCTCAAACTGTTTGAGGGTGTCGAATCGTATGAGGTCCGCAACGGTGACCGTCTGAAGAAGTCGCTGGACGCACAGCACGGCATCTTGCTGGCCCCCAATCATTGTCGAATGTCCGATCCGCTCGTCTTGGGCTTCCTGGGCCGAGAGACGGGATGTCATCTCTATTCAATGGCCAGCTGGCACCTCTTCAACCAAGGGTGGTTCAAAGCTTTGGCGATACGCTTGATGGGCGGGTTCAGTATCTACCGTGAAGGGGTCGATCGAAAATCGCTTGCAACTGCGGTCGATGCCATGGTCGAGGCCAAACGCCCATTGGTCGTATTCCCAGAAGGTTCCACCACACGAACGAATGATCACATCCACGATCTTCTTGACGGCGTTGCCTTCGTTGCACGATCAGCGGCGAAACGTCGTGCTAAGGAAGGCCTGAGCGATACGGTGATCCACCCAATTGGTATCAAGTATGTCTTTCAAGGTGATATCGACGCCACGGTTCGACCGGTTTTACACGAAATCGAACATCGCTTGGGCTGGCGAACCTCAGAAGAGTTGCCGTTGCTGGAACGTGTCGAACGCATGGGAGAAGGTCTATTAGCCCTGGAAGAGATCCGCTACGCCGGCCACGCAAAATCGGGAATCGACCTGGCACTGCGAACGGCCGACCTGATCGACGCCATTCTTCATCCACTGGAAAAAGAGTGGCTCAAGGAAGAAGGGGTCGGCAGCGTACTGCCACGGATCAAGGCCCTTCGTTCGAGAATGCTACCTGATATGGTGGCGGGGACATTATCCCCCGAGGAACGCAACCGACGCTGGATGCAATTAGAAGACATCTACGTCGCTCAGCAGATCTCCTGCTATATCCCAAACTATCTTCGCGATTTCCCCAGCGTCGATCGCTTGCTCGAAACCATCGAGCGATACGAGGAAGATCTCAAGGATACGACTACCTATCACGGCTCGTTACATGTGATTATTGACGTCGACGAACCCATCATCGTTTCCCCTGACCGACGCCCTCGAGGTGACGAAGATCCGCTGATGCAAGAGCTTCAGCAGCGACTTCGTGCGAAACTATGCGAGCTGAAAACGGAATCGAAGCTCTATCAGCCAAAGTAA
- a CDS encoding MotA/TolQ/ExbB proton channel family protein, whose translation MLRRSHEYSLPFCLALVALMVGVFLTTPSVTAQDAADAEPAAEAPADEAPAADDAPAGDDNADAPAKKKEPMSLFAWTYKALTYYFWIFLMISIVFVALLVMNIMNARRENVVPLALVESFEACLEENQVQEAYDMAKEDESFLGKVLSAGLEKVSQGYDKAIEAMQEVGEEENMKLDHRLSYLALIGTLSPMIGLFGTVDGMIRAFSEIAISGSTPEASKLAEGISTALFTTLVGLALAIPAIAAYNILRNRVDRLALEVGITSEGLMSRFQNVGK comes from the coding sequence ATGTTGCGTCGATCCCACGAGTACTCCCTTCCCTTCTGCCTGGCCCTGGTTGCCTTGATGGTGGGCGTCTTTCTGACCACACCGAGCGTTACCGCTCAAGACGCCGCTGACGCAGAACCTGCTGCGGAGGCTCCCGCGGATGAAGCCCCTGCTGCTGACGACGCACCCGCTGGTGACGACAATGCCGATGCCCCCGCCAAGAAAAAAGAGCCCATGTCGCTGTTCGCATGGACCTATAAGGCCCTGACGTACTACTTCTGGATCTTCTTGATGATCTCGATTGTGTTCGTGGCCTTGCTCGTCATGAACATCATGAACGCCCGTCGCGAAAATGTCGTGCCGCTCGCTCTGGTCGAAAGCTTTGAGGCATGCCTGGAAGAAAACCAGGTTCAGGAAGCTTACGACATGGCCAAGGAAGACGAGTCGTTCCTCGGCAAGGTCCTTTCGGCCGGCCTCGAGAAGGTCTCGCAAGGCTACGATAAAGCGATCGAAGCAATGCAGGAAGTGGGCGAAGAAGAGAACATGAAGCTTGATCACCGCCTCAGTTACCTGGCATTAATCGGTACACTGAGCCCGATGATCGGCTTGTTTGGAACGGTCGATGGTATGATTCGAGCGTTTAGTGAAATTGCCATCAGTGGTTCGACTCCGGAAGCTTCCAAGCTGGCCGAAGGTATTTCGACCGCTCTATTCACCACGCTTGTTGGTTTGGCGTTGGCTATCCCGGCAATCGCCGCGTACAACATCCTTCGCAATCGAGTCGATCGCCTGGCCTTGGAAGTTGGTATCACCAGCGAAGGGCTGATGAGCCGATTCCAAAACGTGGGCAAGTAG
- a CDS encoding 3'-5' exoribonuclease YhaM family protein, which yields MATVKQLGELQHGQSADFFAQLIKKDSATTRQGRPFFAVEFRDNRRNATSAIWEGSSHELACRDEWKVGQFYKIRGTFQETAYGAKIEILRIRAVEEADADSGFDPLLCQPVAENDSGEMFDHLLDLVEREITTEDLKSLIIAIFEQNRERLEALPGAVHHHHAYAGGYLEHVYSVTRNVLYLIEMYRGQHPSLRDPLTQELALAGALLHDIGKLRELDEDAGNTAYTVAGELIGHIALGRDIIRDMAKELEIDAPWLVRLEHLIVSHQGTPQHGSPKSPMTWEANLVYWADELDGNIYRLAQTFEQAETNDVVIPNRNPFGRRVFRGELPLESESSA from the coding sequence ATGGCGACGGTTAAGCAACTTGGCGAGCTTCAACATGGACAATCGGCCGACTTTTTCGCTCAATTGATAAAAAAGGATTCGGCCACCACGCGACAAGGTCGTCCGTTCTTTGCCGTTGAGTTTCGTGATAACCGTCGCAATGCCACGAGCGCGATCTGGGAAGGTTCTTCCCACGAATTGGCCTGCCGCGACGAGTGGAAGGTTGGCCAGTTTTATAAGATTCGTGGCACCTTCCAGGAAACTGCCTACGGGGCCAAAATCGAAATCCTCCGCATCCGTGCCGTGGAAGAAGCTGACGCAGATTCAGGCTTCGATCCTTTGCTCTGTCAGCCTGTGGCAGAAAATGATTCGGGCGAGATGTTCGATCATCTGCTAGATCTCGTCGAACGCGAGATTACGACGGAAGACTTAAAGTCACTGATTATCGCCATCTTCGAGCAAAATCGAGAACGGCTTGAAGCCCTGCCGGGCGCGGTGCATCATCACCATGCGTACGCTGGCGGTTACCTCGAACATGTATACAGCGTTACGCGTAACGTGCTGTATCTCATTGAAATGTATCGTGGCCAGCATCCTTCACTCCGTGATCCGCTAACGCAAGAGCTCGCTTTGGCTGGTGCACTGCTTCACGATATCGGCAAGCTTCGCGAACTGGATGAAGATGCCGGCAACACGGCCTACACGGTAGCAGGAGAACTGATCGGGCATATCGCTCTGGGTCGGGACATCATCCGTGACATGGCAAAAGAACTGGAAATCGACGCCCCATGGCTCGTTCGACTGGAACATTTGATTGTCAGCCATCAAGGAACTCCTCAACACGGTAGCCCCAAGTCGCCCATGACTTGGGAAGCCAATCTCGTCTATTGGGCGGATGAACTCGACGGAAACATCTACCGTCTTGCTCAAACCTTCGAGCAGGCCGAGACAAACGACGTGGTGATTCCCAATCGGAATCCGTTCGGGCGGAGGGTCTTTCGGGGGGAATTGCCATTGGAATCGGAATCATCGGCATAG
- a CDS encoding ExbD/TolR family protein — MKIKKNRREVQEGDMTPMIDMTFQLIAFFMVLINFTQADQNKDVKLPESELAKPPEVPFENAITLQVYQDGNVYFDGKDYTPESLRPSLVVERQIADEFNADKGGAAKTVTVIIRGDGRVETGKVQELIKLCQDVGFEKFALRAKEKVPY, encoded by the coding sequence ATGAAGATCAAAAAGAACCGACGGGAGGTCCAAGAGGGGGACATGACCCCGATGATCGACATGACGTTTCAGTTGATCGCCTTCTTTATGGTGCTGATCAACTTTACGCAAGCCGATCAAAACAAGGACGTCAAACTCCCCGAAAGTGAGTTGGCCAAACCTCCTGAAGTACCCTTTGAAAACGCGATCACGTTGCAGGTCTACCAGGACGGCAACGTCTATTTCGACGGCAAGGATTACACGCCTGAATCGCTCCGACCTTCCCTGGTGGTGGAACGACAGATCGCCGACGAATTTAACGCAGATAAAGGCGGCGCAGCCAAGACGGTGACCGTGATCATTCGTGGTGACGGACGTGTCGAAACAGGCAAAGTCCAAGAGTTGATCAAGCTTTGCCAGGATGTTGGTTTCGAGAAATTCGCCTTGCGGGCGAAGGAAAAGGTCCCCTACTAA
- the galE gene encoding UDP-glucose 4-epimerase GalE, whose amino-acid sequence MRVLVTGGAGYIGSHTARKLATAGHEVVVFDNLSYGHRGAVGELKLVVGDLIDRELLTETLKSNKIEAVIHFAAFAQVGESVTNPSIYYNNNICGTISLLDAMRAADVGRIVFSSTCATYGIPASSPIDESFPQAPINPYGFSKLAIEHALQDYSHAYGMAYAALRYFNAAGASPTGDIGEDHTPESHLIPVVLQVALGQRKSISLFGTDYPTEDGTCVRDYIHVDDLADAHLLAMEKITPDECLKLNLGTGCGNSVQEIVAACREVTGHEIPTEIAPRRPGDPPALVANPSLARKILDWKPKYLDVRETIETAWRWHQAHPQGFAD is encoded by the coding sequence ATGCGTGTACTGGTAACCGGAGGAGCTGGCTATATTGGCTCGCACACGGCTCGCAAACTGGCAACTGCCGGCCACGAAGTGGTCGTCTTCGATAATCTCTCTTACGGCCACCGCGGCGCCGTCGGCGAGTTGAAGCTGGTTGTCGGAGATTTGATCGATCGAGAACTGCTGACCGAGACCCTCAAATCGAACAAGATCGAAGCAGTAATCCACTTCGCTGCGTTCGCCCAAGTGGGCGAGTCGGTCACCAACCCTTCGATTTACTACAACAACAATATCTGTGGCACGATTAGCCTTCTCGACGCGATGCGAGCGGCAGACGTTGGCCGCATTGTGTTCTCAAGCACCTGTGCCACTTACGGAATTCCAGCCTCGTCACCGATCGACGAAAGCTTCCCACAAGCACCGATCAATCCTTACGGCTTCTCGAAACTAGCCATCGAGCATGCCCTGCAAGACTACTCGCATGCTTATGGAATGGCCTACGCGGCCCTACGCTATTTTAACGCCGCCGGAGCTTCCCCCACCGGGGATATTGGCGAAGACCACACGCCGGAATCACACCTGATTCCGGTCGTTTTGCAAGTTGCTTTGGGTCAGCGCAAGTCAATTAGCCTGTTCGGCACGGACTACCCTACCGAAGATGGTACTTGTGTGCGCGATTACATCCATGTCGACGACCTCGCCGATGCTCACCTGTTAGCGATGGAAAAGATCACGCCAGACGAGTGCCTCAAGCTGAATCTTGGGACAGGATGTGGCAATAGTGTGCAAGAGATCGTCGCGGCATGCCGCGAGGTCACAGGGCATGAAATCCCAACGGAGATTGCCCCACGTCGGCCCGGAGATCCGCCTGCCCTGGTAGCCAATCCGTCGCTGGCCCGTAAAATTTTGGATTGGAAACCGAAGTACTTGGATGTACGTGAAACGATTGAAACCGCCTGGCGATGGCATCAAGCCCATCCCCAAGGTTTCGCCGATTAG
- a CDS encoding ExbD/TolR family protein, giving the protein MKLRKNEVHGREKVEVPMTPMIDIVFQLLVFFIMTFKIVAMEGDFNINMPQAAQGSPSTTQIALTLSLRAGPSGALQSVSLNNLPPFEGSVQEKFKKLQDAIVEQVGVNDGPSTSQEESEIEIDADYQLQYHYVIQAITAVTGRIDPKTGEVQKLIEKIKFAPGAGAG; this is encoded by the coding sequence ATGAAACTTCGCAAGAACGAAGTCCACGGACGAGAAAAAGTCGAAGTCCCGATGACGCCAATGATCGACATCGTGTTTCAGCTGCTCGTCTTCTTCATCATGACGTTCAAGATCGTCGCGATGGAGGGTGACTTCAACATCAACATGCCGCAAGCCGCTCAAGGTTCGCCCAGTACCACCCAAATCGCACTCACCTTGTCTCTGCGTGCAGGACCAAGCGGTGCATTGCAATCCGTTTCGCTGAACAATCTGCCCCCTTTCGAGGGCTCGGTGCAAGAGAAGTTCAAAAAGCTACAAGACGCCATCGTCGAGCAGGTAGGCGTGAACGATGGTCCTAGTACATCGCAAGAAGAGTCGGAGATCGAAATCGATGCCGACTACCAATTGCAGTACCACTACGTCATTCAAGCGATTACGGCCGTGACCGGTCGCATTGATCCCAAGACTGGGGAAGTTCAGAAGTTGATCGAAAAGATCAAGTTCGCCCCAGGCGCTGGAGCTGGTTAA
- a CDS encoding RNA polymerase sigma factor has translation MALSAEQFHRLVDQHGPTLYRVAFRLMGNRHDAEDVVQDAFRSVWDSRDRFDAEKGERAWLIAILRRRIVDRWRKKKQPMPLSDHDENTPELEAPAEPDQSLSDEMQTALASLSKDLREAILLVVVGELTHQEAADLLKVPLGTILSRVSRARKKLHKALSSQSTS, from the coding sequence TTGGCTCTTTCCGCCGAGCAGTTTCACCGATTGGTTGACCAACACGGACCGACGCTTTACCGTGTCGCGTTTCGCTTGATGGGCAATCGCCACGATGCCGAAGACGTCGTTCAAGACGCCTTTCGATCGGTATGGGACAGCCGAGATCGATTCGACGCAGAAAAGGGAGAAAGGGCGTGGCTGATCGCCATCCTGCGGCGTCGTATCGTCGATCGCTGGCGGAAAAAGAAACAGCCCATGCCCCTGTCCGACCACGACGAAAATACGCCCGAGTTGGAAGCTCCTGCCGAGCCAGATCAGAGCCTCAGTGATGAAATGCAGACCGCCTTGGCCAGCCTCTCCAAGGATTTACGGGAAGCCATCCTCCTGGTTGTTGTCGGGGAACTGACCCACCAGGAAGCTGCGGATCTGTTGAAGGTGCCGCTAGGAACGATCCTCTCTCGCGTGAGCCGTGCCCGGAAGAAACTTCACAAAGCGCTTTCCAGCCAATCCACCTCGTAA
- the xerD gene encoding site-specific tyrosine recombinase XerD: MKRKLKLKLKRPLPQPQGERIERLIASLITYLTTECHLSQNTIQAYSRDLQRFRTWVGNKNPKDLTIVELSDYVAWLHDQKLAPASIARHIISLKVFFRYLQLEGVLQDNLAELLGCQKLWQKIPTVIPPHQIDDFLTAPWSEDPYWRRDRAILEVLYACGCRASEIAGLKANDVHLSEGFCRLHGKGNKQRLVPLGEKAVAACREYLETERPKLASRGYDSPEFFLTRTGRPLRREAIWEMVKKYALRAGIDPNVSPHTLRHSFATHLLAGGADLRQVQELLGHASIATTQIYTHVDQSRLKKVHATFHPRA; encoded by the coding sequence ATGAAGCGGAAATTGAAACTGAAGCTCAAACGGCCGCTTCCTCAGCCGCAAGGTGAGCGAATCGAGCGATTGATCGCTTCGCTGATCACGTATTTAACGACGGAGTGTCATCTTTCGCAAAACACCATCCAAGCTTATTCGCGAGATCTGCAGCGATTTCGGACATGGGTGGGTAACAAAAACCCGAAGGATTTGACGATCGTCGAGCTATCGGATTATGTGGCTTGGTTGCACGATCAGAAATTGGCTCCTGCGTCGATTGCTCGACATATCATCTCGCTGAAGGTCTTTTTCCGCTATCTTCAGTTGGAAGGTGTATTGCAAGATAACTTGGCGGAACTGTTGGGCTGTCAAAAGCTGTGGCAGAAGATCCCGACGGTGATTCCGCCCCACCAGATCGATGACTTTCTAACCGCCCCGTGGAGTGAAGACCCATACTGGCGACGGGATCGAGCAATTCTCGAAGTTCTGTACGCTTGTGGCTGTCGAGCTTCCGAGATCGCAGGTCTCAAGGCGAATGACGTTCACCTCAGCGAAGGTTTTTGTCGACTTCATGGCAAAGGCAACAAGCAGCGTCTGGTTCCGCTCGGCGAAAAAGCGGTTGCTGCCTGTCGCGAATATCTCGAGACCGAGCGTCCTAAATTGGCGTCGCGTGGTTACGACTCGCCTGAGTTCTTCCTCACACGCACGGGGCGTCCGCTCCGGCGCGAAGCGATTTGGGAGATGGTAAAGAAGTACGCTTTGCGTGCCGGGATTGATCCCAATGTCAGTCCGCACACCTTACGGCATAGTTTCGCGACCCATTTGCTCGCTGGCGGGGCCGACTTGCGGCAAGTGCAAGAATTGCTCGGTCACGCGAGTATCGCAACGACGCAAATCTATACCCATGTCGATCAATCGCGGCTAAAGAAAGTTCACGCCACGTTCCATCCGCGAGCGTGA